A genomic segment from Triticum dicoccoides isolate Atlit2015 ecotype Zavitan chromosome 1A, WEW_v2.0, whole genome shotgun sequence encodes:
- the LOC119276422 gene encoding uncharacterized protein LOC119276422: MAGASASSTRKGGIKAYWKHRGYDRLDAAAAQRRPALATAELGAGGGEATATAGRRRGWRVRRRGLGRRLLRALSPRRLLSRLRDAYVSAMLRLASSAAVGYGSAPFCAAPEPFARPRPLKEYEEKVLVEMYRSILARGGVIPLSGDASLVVSPAPLPATATVA; the protein is encoded by the coding sequence ATGGCCGGCGCCTCCGCCAGCAGCACCCGCAAGGGCGGCATCAAGGCCTACTGGAAGCACCGCGGGTACGACCGCCtggacgcggccgccgcgcagcgCCGCCCGGCCCTCGCCACGGCCGAGCTCGGCGCCGGGGGCGGGGAGGCGACCGCGACCGCGGGCCGTCGGCGCGGGTGGCGCGTGCGGCGCCGCGGCCTCGGGCGGCGCCTTCTGCGCGCGCTCTCGCCGCGGCGGCTGCTCTCGCGGCTCCGGGACGCGTACGTGAGCGCCATGCTCCGGCTCGCGTCCTCCGCCGCCGTGGGCTACGGGAGCGCTCCCTTCTGCGCCGCCCCCGAGCCCTTCGCGCGGCCGCGGCCGCTCAAGGAGTACGAggagaaggtgctggtggagaTGTACCGCTCCATCCTGGCCCGCGGCGGCGTCATTCCTCTCTCCGGCGACGCCTCCCTGGTGGTCAGCCCCGCCCCGCTGCCGGCCACGGCCACCGTGGCCTGA
- the LOC119276432 gene encoding putative FBD-associated F-box protein At5g56820 produces MEDAAARPSKQAKAEGADRISLLPDSILSQVITRLPTKDAARTAALARRWRPLWRASPLNLDDARLPRWSWDCISKILAEHRGPARRLRLRHLDGPNSIADLAEWIRSPALDGLEEIHISYRYDLLLPPCALRFAPTLRVASFARCRFPEGISPTLAFPRLTRLALTEVEISEDALHGLLSACSALRVLQLDWCGGFDRVVIDSPTLQSFGIVADSYVGELVIHYAPRLERLIAFDNFDIQVIRAPRLQMVCFLDSHKTTLHVGTMASRGISGGNLAMPLHSVKIFILDTVGPDLDAVLNFIKYFPCLEKLVITLYLEVDMKKKNVRHLDPQDRIECLDLSLKEVVLKGYEGKRSDLNFAKFFVLNAKVLESMELRVQDNTFTRRWETNQRRRLQLDSRASRNARFEFGEAYPFTTFACSKHAHVLTMADPVGTSCGVCGHTD; encoded by the exons ATGGAGGATGCGGCGGCTCGCCCGTCCAAGCAGGCGAAAGCCGAAGGGGCCGACCGCATCAGCCTCCTCCCCGACAGCATTCTCTCCCAGGTCATCACCCGCCTCCCCACCAAGGACGCCGCGCGCACCGCCGCCCTCGCCCGCcgctggcgccccctctggcgcgccTCCCCGCTCAACCTCGACGACGCCCGCCTCCCCAGATGGTCCTGGGACTGCATCTCCAAGATCCTCGCCGAGCACCGCGGCCccgcccgccgcctccgcctccgccacctCGACGGCCCGAACAGCATCGCCGATCTCGCAGAGTGGATCAGATCCCCCGCCCTCGACGGCCTCGAGGAGATCCATATCTCTTACCGCTACGACCTTCTGCTGCCGCCGTGCGCCCTCCGCTTCGCGCCGACCCTCCGCGTCGCCAGCTTCGCCCGCTGCCGTTTCCCCGAGGGCATTTCCCCGACCCTCGCGTTCCCGCGTCTGACGCGGCTCGCCCTCACCGAGGTCGAGATCTCCGAGGATGCCCTCCACGGCCTGCTCTCCGCCTGTTCCGCGCTCAGGGTGCTCCAGCTGGATTGGTGCGGCGGCTTCGACCGGGTGGTCATCGACTCGCCGACTCTGCAGAGCTTCGGCATTGTCGCGGACAGCTACGTGGGCGAGCTGGTCATACACTATGCCCCTCGCCTGGAGAGATTGATTGCATTTGATAATTTCGACATTCAGGTGATCAGAGCGCCTAGACTGCAGATGGTGTGCTTTTTGGACAGCCACAAGACTACACTCCATGTTGGAACCATGGCTTCTCGG GGAATTTCTGGTGGAAACTTGGCAATGCCACTGCACAGTGTGAAGATTTTCATTCTTGATACTGTTGGTCCTGATCTTGATGCAGTTCTAAACTTCATCAAATACTTTCCTTGCTTGGAGAAGCTCGTCATCACG CTATACCTGGAAGTTGATATGAAAAAGAAAAATGTACGCCATCTCGACCCACAAGATCGCATTGAATGTCTTGACCTCAGTCTGAAAGAAGTAGTGCTGAAGGGTTACGAGGGCAAGCGGTCGGATCTTAACTTTGCCAAGTTCTTTGTTCTGAATGCTAAGGTGCTTGAGTCAATGGAACTCCGTGTCCAGGATAACACATTCACCAGGAGATGGGAAACTAATCAGCGTAGGCGGCTACAACTGGATAGCAGGGCTTCTAGAAATGCTCGGTTTGAGTTTGGAGAAGCTTATCCCTTCACTACATTTGCATGCAGCAAGCATGCTCATGTTTTGACCATGGCTGATCCTGTTGGTACCTCTTGCGGAGTTTGCGGGCATACTGATTGA
- the LOC119296156 gene encoding F-box/FBD/LRR-repeat protein At1g16930-like isoform X1, whose protein sequence is MEPSRLSPEAAGKPQGLIAKDRWFSIAAYISSGEGGIAAALRKHVEEEARHLSSEDLLSVMDQLYEQISSLLQSNDATESLLALHAIDALIDLPVGGASKVSKLANVLKNVFEVKRDPEILVPASTVLGHLANAGGALTGHEVERQIITTALGWLGADRVEYRRFAALLILKEMAENAFTVFKNYIPEFVDVILKALSDPKLVIRERAALAVRALAHSNMQAAADCGVKKVKREGIDLISDLPDETLCTIISFLRTDDAVRTSALSRRWRHLWRSASINLDTVHIPGFCPEQIEVVTEILSEHQGPIRRLHLNSLYFADLDGWFRSPALANLQEFDIYVAKFDDVLPLSVLRFAPTLRVARIAHCSFFEDEEVPVFNFPYLKTLVLGFLSVYEGTLHSILSGCPVLEDLLLDSCDGFRRLVINSQTLRSIGVCNDMGSMSEIVIENAPCLERFVRSDLFRRTSPLRRAPVFRVISAPKLAILGSLTDNVDKLKLGTRVSQQEMVAGNLEMLMRGVKVLNITSSGPNLDAVLGFLRVFPFLEKLYIMSSLQKDMQNVHHHEPTALIESLHHIRYVELKCYTGTDSDVDFAKFFVHNAKALELMKFVVEGRCTQKWRTDQYKCLQFDSRASPNALLDFRSYSGHAYPAGCIRRGNHHNEHVLSMANPFDSSSCSHCRDA, encoded by the exons ATGGAACCCTCGCGGCTCTCCCCGGAGGCCGCGGGCAAGCCTCAAG GTTTGATCGCCAAGGACCGCTGGTTCAGCATCGCCGCCTACATCTCATCTGGAGAG GGTGGTATTGCTGCTGCCCTGCGGAAACATGTTGAGGAGGAAGCTCGACATCTCAGCAGTGAAGATCTTCTAAGCGTTATGGATCAGCTCTATGAGCAAATATCTAGCTTATTACAAAGCAATGATGCTACTGAAAGTTTACTGGCTCTTCATGCTATCGATGCTCTGATTGATTTACCAGTTGGAGGCGCTTCAAAGGTTTCTAAGCTGGCTAATGTCTTAAAAAATGTGTTTGAAGTCAAGCGTGATCCTGAAATCCTAGTTCCAGCTAGCACAGTGCTTGGTCATTTGGCAAATGCTGGGGGAGCATTAACTGGACACGAGGTTGAGCGACAG ATTATTACAACTGCGTTAGGGTGGCTTGGTGCTGATCGAGTGGAATATCGCCGCTTTGCAGCTCTCCTTATTCTCAAA GAGATGGCTGAAAATGCATTCACAGTTTTCAAGAATTATATCCCTGAGTTTGTTGATGTTATACTGAAAGCTTTGAGCGATCCCAAACTGGTTATTCGTGAACGAGCAGCTTTAGCCGTGCGTGCACTTGCACATTCCAACATGCAGGCGGCGGCAGACTGTggagtgaagaaggtgaaacgggaGGGAATCGATCTGATCAGTGACCTCCCGGATGAGACGCTCTGCACCATCATCTCCTTCCTCCGCACTGATGATGCCGTGCGCACTTCTGCCCTCTCTCGCCGCTGGCGTCACCTGTGGCGCTCCGCTTCGATCAACCTTGACACTGTCCATATCCCTGGGTTTTGTCCCGAGCAAATTGAGGTTGTAACCGAGATCCTTTCTGAGCACCAGGGCCCCATACGCCGCCTTCACCTCAACAGCCTCTATTTTGCTGATCTTGATGGCTGGTTCAGGTCCCCAGCCCTTGCTAATCTTCAGGAGTTCGACATCTATGTCGCTAAATTTGATGATGTGCTGCCACTGTCTGTGCTCCGCTTCGCACCGACCCTCCGTGTGGCCCGCATTGCCCACTGCAGCTTCTTTGAGGATGAGGAGGTCCCAGTATTTAACTTCCCATACCTGAAAACACTCGTTCTGGGCTTCCTTTCTGTATATGAAGGCACCCTCCACAGCATTCTCTCTGGCTGCCCTGTCCTCGAGGACCTGCTGCTTGACAGTTGTGATGGCTTCAGGCGCTTGGTGATCAACTCGCAGACACTTAGGAGCATCGGTGTCTGTAATGATATGGGCAGCATGAGTGAAATAGTCATCGAGAATGCCCCTTGCCTGGAAAGATTCGTCAGATCAGATTTATTTCGCAGAACCAGCCCACTGCGCAGAGCACCAGTCTTCCGGGTAATTAGTGCGCCGAAACTGGCGATCTTGGGCTCACTGACAGACAACGTTGATAAACTCAAGCTTGGAACCAGAGTTTCACAG CAGGAAATGGTCGCTGGTAACCTGGAAATGTTGATGCGAGGTGTTAAGGTTTTAAATATCACGTCTAGTGGCCCTAATCTTGATGCAGTGCTTGGCTTCCTCAGAGTCTTTCCTTTCTTGGAGAAGCTATACATAATG TCATCTCTGCAGAAGGATATGCAAAATGTGCATCATCATGAGCCAACAGCTCTGATTGAGTCTCTTCACCATATCAGATATGTAGAGTTGAAGTGTTACACGGGCACGGATTCGGATGTTGACTTTGCTAAGTTCTTTGTTCACAATGCTAAGGCGCTTGAGTTGATGAAATTTGTTGTCGAAGGCAGATGCACTCAGAAATGGAGAACTGATCAATACAAGTGCCTACAGTTTGATAGCAGGGCTTCTCCAAATGCTCTATTGGATTTTAGATCTTACTCTGGTCATGCATATCCTGCTGGATGTATCCGAAGGGGCAATCACCATAATGAGCATGTCCTGTCCATGGCTAATCCCTTCGAtagctcttcttgtagtcactgcagaGATGCCTGA
- the LOC119296156 gene encoding F-box/FBD/LRR-repeat protein At1g16930-like isoform X2, which translates to MEPSRLSPEAAGKPQGLIAKDRWFSIAAYISSGEGGIAAALRKHVEEEARHLSSEDLLSVMDQLYEQISSLLQSNDATESLLALHAIDALIDLPVGGASKVSKLANVLKNVFEVKRDPEILVPASTVLGHLANAGGALTGHEVERQIITTALGWLGADRVEYRRFAALLILKEMAENAFTVFKNYIPEFVDVILKALSDPKLVIRERAALAVRALAHSNMQAAADCGVKKVKREGIDLISDLPDETLCTIISFLRTDDAVRTSALSRRWRHLWRSASINLDTVHIPGFCPEQIEVVTEILSEHQGPIRRLHLNSLYFADLDGWFRSPALANLQEFDIYVAKFDDVLPLSVLRFAPTLRVARIAHCSFFEDEEVPVFNFPYLKTLVLGFLSVYEGTLHSILSGCPVLEDLLLDSCDGFRRLVINSQTLRSIGVCNDMGSMSEIVIENAPCLERFVRSDLFRRTSPLRRAPVFRVISAPKLAILGSLTDNVDKLKLGTRVSQEMVAGNLEMLMRGVKVLNITSSGPNLDAVLGFLRVFPFLEKLYIMSSLQKDMQNVHHHEPTALIESLHHIRYVELKCYTGTDSDVDFAKFFVHNAKALELMKFVVEGRCTQKWRTDQYKCLQFDSRASPNALLDFRSYSGHAYPAGCIRRGNHHNEHVLSMANPFDSSSCSHCRDA; encoded by the exons ATGGAACCCTCGCGGCTCTCCCCGGAGGCCGCGGGCAAGCCTCAAG GTTTGATCGCCAAGGACCGCTGGTTCAGCATCGCCGCCTACATCTCATCTGGAGAG GGTGGTATTGCTGCTGCCCTGCGGAAACATGTTGAGGAGGAAGCTCGACATCTCAGCAGTGAAGATCTTCTAAGCGTTATGGATCAGCTCTATGAGCAAATATCTAGCTTATTACAAAGCAATGATGCTACTGAAAGTTTACTGGCTCTTCATGCTATCGATGCTCTGATTGATTTACCAGTTGGAGGCGCTTCAAAGGTTTCTAAGCTGGCTAATGTCTTAAAAAATGTGTTTGAAGTCAAGCGTGATCCTGAAATCCTAGTTCCAGCTAGCACAGTGCTTGGTCATTTGGCAAATGCTGGGGGAGCATTAACTGGACACGAGGTTGAGCGACAG ATTATTACAACTGCGTTAGGGTGGCTTGGTGCTGATCGAGTGGAATATCGCCGCTTTGCAGCTCTCCTTATTCTCAAA GAGATGGCTGAAAATGCATTCACAGTTTTCAAGAATTATATCCCTGAGTTTGTTGATGTTATACTGAAAGCTTTGAGCGATCCCAAACTGGTTATTCGTGAACGAGCAGCTTTAGCCGTGCGTGCACTTGCACATTCCAACATGCAGGCGGCGGCAGACTGTggagtgaagaaggtgaaacgggaGGGAATCGATCTGATCAGTGACCTCCCGGATGAGACGCTCTGCACCATCATCTCCTTCCTCCGCACTGATGATGCCGTGCGCACTTCTGCCCTCTCTCGCCGCTGGCGTCACCTGTGGCGCTCCGCTTCGATCAACCTTGACACTGTCCATATCCCTGGGTTTTGTCCCGAGCAAATTGAGGTTGTAACCGAGATCCTTTCTGAGCACCAGGGCCCCATACGCCGCCTTCACCTCAACAGCCTCTATTTTGCTGATCTTGATGGCTGGTTCAGGTCCCCAGCCCTTGCTAATCTTCAGGAGTTCGACATCTATGTCGCTAAATTTGATGATGTGCTGCCACTGTCTGTGCTCCGCTTCGCACCGACCCTCCGTGTGGCCCGCATTGCCCACTGCAGCTTCTTTGAGGATGAGGAGGTCCCAGTATTTAACTTCCCATACCTGAAAACACTCGTTCTGGGCTTCCTTTCTGTATATGAAGGCACCCTCCACAGCATTCTCTCTGGCTGCCCTGTCCTCGAGGACCTGCTGCTTGACAGTTGTGATGGCTTCAGGCGCTTGGTGATCAACTCGCAGACACTTAGGAGCATCGGTGTCTGTAATGATATGGGCAGCATGAGTGAAATAGTCATCGAGAATGCCCCTTGCCTGGAAAGATTCGTCAGATCAGATTTATTTCGCAGAACCAGCCCACTGCGCAGAGCACCAGTCTTCCGGGTAATTAGTGCGCCGAAACTGGCGATCTTGGGCTCACTGACAGACAACGTTGATAAACTCAAGCTTGGAACCAGAGTTTCACAG GAAATGGTCGCTGGTAACCTGGAAATGTTGATGCGAGGTGTTAAGGTTTTAAATATCACGTCTAGTGGCCCTAATCTTGATGCAGTGCTTGGCTTCCTCAGAGTCTTTCCTTTCTTGGAGAAGCTATACATAATG TCATCTCTGCAGAAGGATATGCAAAATGTGCATCATCATGAGCCAACAGCTCTGATTGAGTCTCTTCACCATATCAGATATGTAGAGTTGAAGTGTTACACGGGCACGGATTCGGATGTTGACTTTGCTAAGTTCTTTGTTCACAATGCTAAGGCGCTTGAGTTGATGAAATTTGTTGTCGAAGGCAGATGCACTCAGAAATGGAGAACTGATCAATACAAGTGCCTACAGTTTGATAGCAGGGCTTCTCCAAATGCTCTATTGGATTTTAGATCTTACTCTGGTCATGCATATCCTGCTGGATGTATCCGAAGGGGCAATCACCATAATGAGCATGTCCTGTCCATGGCTAATCCCTTCGAtagctcttcttgtagtcactgcagaGATGCCTGA